A stretch of Rhododendron vialii isolate Sample 1 chromosome 4a, ASM3025357v1 DNA encodes these proteins:
- the LOC131324685 gene encoding vacuolar protein-sorting-associated protein 37 homolog 1-like isoform X2, with amino-acid sequence MFTYRGSQEQDGQALPQEIPTNSWYPSSLLSSPSSTHPTTPSSSSSSSFNVQRPADRPQSAAQVSPSEAAGIIFLLKDRSIDELRKLLADKDAYRQFLLSLDQVKIQNNLRVELHKETLQLARENLEKEPRIMELQNQCRIIRTTELAAAQENLHELERQKEETLKFYSPSSLLRRLQEAMNKTEEESEALHRQLLDGEIEVGPFVQKYKKLRNTYHRRALTHLAAKTSLTG; translated from the exons ATGTTTACCTACAGGGGTTCTCAAGAGCAGGACGGTCAGGCGCTTCCACAAGAGATTCCTACCAACTCATGGTACCCTTCATCTTTACTTAGTTCTCCCAGTTCTACCCACCCTACAACACCTAGCAGCAGCTCTTCCAGTAGCTTCAATGTACAAAGGCCTGCTGATCGACCACAATCGGCAGCTCAAGTTTCTCCTTCGGAGGCTGCGGGCATTATATTTCTTTTAAAGGATAGGAG TATTGATGAGTTACGGAAGCTTTTGGCTGACAAAGATGCATACCGCCAATTCTTACTTTCGCTCGACCAggttaaaattcaaaataat CTAAGAGTTGAACTTCATAAGGAGACTTTGCAGCTTGCCA GGGAGAATTTGGAGAAAGAACCACGGATAATGGAACTACAGAATCAG TGCAGAATCATTCGGACAACTGAATTAGCTGCTGCTCAAGAGAACCTGCATGAGCTGGAGAGGCAAAAAGAAGAGACCCTGAAGTTTTACTCCCCATCATCCCTCCTCCGTAGACTTCAAG AGGCAATGAACAAAACAGAGGAGGAATCCGAGGCCCTGCACAGGCAGCTTCTTGACGGGGAGATTGAAGTGGGACCCTTTGTGCAGAAATACAAGAAACTTCGCAATACTTACCACAGGCGTGCTCTCACCCATCTTGCAGCCAAGACATCGTTAACTGGATGA
- the LOC131324684 gene encoding DEAD-box ATP-dependent RNA helicase 38 isoform X2, with amino-acid sequence MADTSTSTSTSAPASTSAPAPAAEPKRFWGDEAEEEEEEASGEQAPLSSTPDLKIDSLSIDVAKKPNNFLEDPDDSNIKAVTTGDTMYASAKAFEELDLSPDLLKGLYVEMKFERPSKIQAISLPMILTPPHKHLIAQAHNGSGKTTCFVLGMLSRVDPKFTAPQALCICPTRELAIQNMEVLKKMGKYTGITSEAAISMDSSNYIPISKRPPLTAQVVIGTPGTINKWVTARKLSLSYLKILVFDEADHMLAEVLLFSATFDDAVRAFVSKIVKDLFRGDYNQMFVNKEELSLESVKQYKVKCPDELSKIMVIKDKIFELGNKLGQTIIFVRTRNSASMLHKALTEYGYEVTTIQGALKQDDRDKIIKEFKDGLTQVLISTDLLARGFDQSMVNLVVNFDLPVKHDYPSEPDCEVYLHRVGRAGRFGRKGAVFNLLCNDRDEMIMAKIERHFETEIAEVPSWRSNEDFEAALKKAGLL; translated from the exons ATGGCCgacacctccacctccacctccacctccgccCCCGCCTCCACCTCCGCCCCCGCACCGGCGGCGGAACCCAAACGCTTCTGGGGCGACGAAgccgaagaagaagaggaagaagccTCCGGTGAACAGGCCCCCCTCTCCTCGACCCCCGACCTCAAAATCGACTCTCTATCCATCGACGTCGCCAAAAAGCCCAACAACTTCCTCGAAGACCCCGATGACTCCAACATCAAAGCC GTTACAACGGGGGATACTATGTATGCATCGGCGAAGGCATTCGAGGAACTGGACCTGTCTCCGGATTTGTTAAAGGGTTTATACGTGGAGATGAAGTTTGAGAGGCCGAGTAAGATACAGGCAATCAGCTTGCCCATGATTCTGACCCCACCGCACAAGCACTTGATCGCTCAGGCACACAATGGTTCTGGCAAGACCACGTGCTTTGTGCTCGGCATGTTGAGCCGCGTCGATCCCAAATTCACGGCTCCCCAGGCGCTCTGTATCTGCCCTACTCGCGAATTAGCTATCCAG AACATGGAAGTTCTTAAGAAGATGGGGAAATATACTGGAATTACTTCTGAAGCTGCCATATCAATGGATAGCTCCAACTATATACCAATTTCGAAGCGCCCACCACTAACAGCACAAGTAGTGATTGGCACTCCTGGGACTATCAATAAGTGGGTGACAGCAAGGAAATTGAGCCTGAGCTATTTGAAGATTCTTGTTTTTGATGAAGCTGACCACATGTTGGCGGAG GTGCTTCTATTTTCTGCCACATTTGATGATGCTGTCAGGGCTTTTGTTTCAAAGATTGTTAAAGATCTCTTTAGAGGAGATTACAACCAAATGTTTGTGAACAAGGAGGAACTGTCATTGGAGTCTGTAAAGCAGTACAAGGTGAAATGTCCTGATGAGCTTTCGAAGATAATGGTGATTAAAGACAAAATATTTGAGTTAGGGAATAAGTTGGGGCAGACAATCATCTTCGTCCGCACGCGAAATAGCGCAAGCATGTTGCATAAAGCACTCACTGAATATGGTTACGAGGTTACGACTATTCAAGGTGCTCTCAAGCAAGATGACAGGGACAAGATAATTAAGGAATTTAAAGATGGATTAACTCAAGTACTTATATCAACAGATCTTCTTGCCCGGGGTTTTGACCAATCAATG GTTAATTTGGTTGTCAATTTTGATCTTCCCGTGAAGCATGATTACCCATCTGAGCCTGACTGTGAGGTGTACTTGCATCGGGTTGGGAGGGCAGGACGTTTTGGCCGCAAGG GAGCTGTGTTCAATTTGCTGTGCAATGATAGAGATGAGATGATCATGGCCAAGATTGAGAGGCATTTTGAGACGGAAATAGCTGAG gTGCCATCCTGGAGAAGTAATGAGGATTTTGAGGCTGCTCTTAAAAAAGCTGGTTTGCTTTAA
- the LOC131324684 gene encoding DEAD-box ATP-dependent RNA helicase 38 isoform X1, translating into MADTSTSTSTSAPASTSAPAPAAEPKRFWGDEAEEEEEEASGEQAPLSSTPDLKIDSLSIDVAKKPNNFLEDPDDSNIKAVTTGDTMYASAKAFEELDLSPDLLKGLYVEMKFERPSKIQAISLPMILTPPHKHLIAQAHNGSGKTTCFVLGMLSRVDPKFTAPQALCICPTRELAIQNMEVLKKMGKYTGITSEAAISMDSSNYIPISKRPPLTAQVVIGTPGTINKWVTARKLSLSYLKILVFDEADHMLAESGFKDDSLRIMKAIVKDSPGCQVLLFSATFDDAVRAFVSKIVKDLFRGDYNQMFVNKEELSLESVKQYKVKCPDELSKIMVIKDKIFELGNKLGQTIIFVRTRNSASMLHKALTEYGYEVTTIQGALKQDDRDKIIKEFKDGLTQVLISTDLLARGFDQSMVNLVVNFDLPVKHDYPSEPDCEVYLHRVGRAGRFGRKGAVFNLLCNDRDEMIMAKIERHFETEIAEVPSWRSNEDFEAALKKAGLL; encoded by the exons ATGGCCgacacctccacctccacctccacctccgccCCCGCCTCCACCTCCGCCCCCGCACCGGCGGCGGAACCCAAACGCTTCTGGGGCGACGAAgccgaagaagaagaggaagaagccTCCGGTGAACAGGCCCCCCTCTCCTCGACCCCCGACCTCAAAATCGACTCTCTATCCATCGACGTCGCCAAAAAGCCCAACAACTTCCTCGAAGACCCCGATGACTCCAACATCAAAGCC GTTACAACGGGGGATACTATGTATGCATCGGCGAAGGCATTCGAGGAACTGGACCTGTCTCCGGATTTGTTAAAGGGTTTATACGTGGAGATGAAGTTTGAGAGGCCGAGTAAGATACAGGCAATCAGCTTGCCCATGATTCTGACCCCACCGCACAAGCACTTGATCGCTCAGGCACACAATGGTTCTGGCAAGACCACGTGCTTTGTGCTCGGCATGTTGAGCCGCGTCGATCCCAAATTCACGGCTCCCCAGGCGCTCTGTATCTGCCCTACTCGCGAATTAGCTATCCAG AACATGGAAGTTCTTAAGAAGATGGGGAAATATACTGGAATTACTTCTGAAGCTGCCATATCAATGGATAGCTCCAACTATATACCAATTTCGAAGCGCCCACCACTAACAGCACAAGTAGTGATTGGCACTCCTGGGACTATCAATAAGTGGGTGACAGCAAGGAAATTGAGCCTGAGCTATTTGAAGATTCTTGTTTTTGATGAAGCTGACCACATGTTGGCGGAG AGTGGTTTTAAAGATGACTCTTTGAGGATAATGAAGGCAATTGTCAAAGACTCTCCGGGGTGCCAG GTGCTTCTATTTTCTGCCACATTTGATGATGCTGTCAGGGCTTTTGTTTCAAAGATTGTTAAAGATCTCTTTAGAGGAGATTACAACCAAATGTTTGTGAACAAGGAGGAACTGTCATTGGAGTCTGTAAAGCAGTACAAGGTGAAATGTCCTGATGAGCTTTCGAAGATAATGGTGATTAAAGACAAAATATTTGAGTTAGGGAATAAGTTGGGGCAGACAATCATCTTCGTCCGCACGCGAAATAGCGCAAGCATGTTGCATAAAGCACTCACTGAATATGGTTACGAGGTTACGACTATTCAAGGTGCTCTCAAGCAAGATGACAGGGACAAGATAATTAAGGAATTTAAAGATGGATTAACTCAAGTACTTATATCAACAGATCTTCTTGCCCGGGGTTTTGACCAATCAATG GTTAATTTGGTTGTCAATTTTGATCTTCCCGTGAAGCATGATTACCCATCTGAGCCTGACTGTGAGGTGTACTTGCATCGGGTTGGGAGGGCAGGACGTTTTGGCCGCAAGG GAGCTGTGTTCAATTTGCTGTGCAATGATAGAGATGAGATGATCATGGCCAAGATTGAGAGGCATTTTGAGACGGAAATAGCTGAG gTGCCATCCTGGAGAAGTAATGAGGATTTTGAGGCTGCTCTTAAAAAAGCTGGTTTGCTTTAA
- the LOC131324685 gene encoding vacuolar protein-sorting-associated protein 37 homolog 1-like isoform X1: MFKSFWGSQEQDGQALPQEIPTNSWYPSSLLSSPSSTHPTTPSSSSSSSFNVQRPADRPQSAAQVSPSEAAGIIFLLKDRSIDELRKLLADKDAYRQFLLSLDQVKIQNNLRVELHKETLQLARENLEKEPRIMELQNQCRIIRTTELAAAQENLHELERQKEETLKFYSPSSLLRRLQEAMNKTEEESEALHRQLLDGEIEVGPFVQKYKKLRNTYHRRALTHLAAKTSLTG, from the exons ATGTTCAAGTCATTCTG GGGTTCTCAAGAGCAGGACGGTCAGGCGCTTCCACAAGAGATTCCTACCAACTCATGGTACCCTTCATCTTTACTTAGTTCTCCCAGTTCTACCCACCCTACAACACCTAGCAGCAGCTCTTCCAGTAGCTTCAATGTACAAAGGCCTGCTGATCGACCACAATCGGCAGCTCAAGTTTCTCCTTCGGAGGCTGCGGGCATTATATTTCTTTTAAAGGATAGGAG TATTGATGAGTTACGGAAGCTTTTGGCTGACAAAGATGCATACCGCCAATTCTTACTTTCGCTCGACCAggttaaaattcaaaataat CTAAGAGTTGAACTTCATAAGGAGACTTTGCAGCTTGCCA GGGAGAATTTGGAGAAAGAACCACGGATAATGGAACTACAGAATCAG TGCAGAATCATTCGGACAACTGAATTAGCTGCTGCTCAAGAGAACCTGCATGAGCTGGAGAGGCAAAAAGAAGAGACCCTGAAGTTTTACTCCCCATCATCCCTCCTCCGTAGACTTCAAG AGGCAATGAACAAAACAGAGGAGGAATCCGAGGCCCTGCACAGGCAGCTTCTTGACGGGGAGATTGAAGTGGGACCCTTTGTGCAGAAATACAAGAAACTTCGCAATACTTACCACAGGCGTGCTCTCACCCATCTTGCAGCCAAGACATCGTTAACTGGATGA